One Phaseolus vulgaris cultivar G19833 chromosome 2, P. vulgaris v2.0, whole genome shotgun sequence DNA window includes the following coding sequences:
- the LOC137812253 gene encoding kinetochore protein NUF2 homolog: MAASNYEYPRLQRPEIVAILGQFEIANVTEQELAKPNPDLISDLYTRILFHLGVLLEEDIEQLDFDALEHLENPDFHVESVRAVKLFSRIKEVLTDIECPRKFTFADFLLPDPHRTDIFLGALLNFFLDRDTRMNTVSEIVNEFNALEVQQAELENEMLQLKGEIAECNEAREREMPLAQEVEAKVNELKQSVGALNRNQSSLRSTWRKLKDRTGEMDEKISNAEFTLVQNVQENANLRSRIAQSPDKVQRALEEKKLAREEARNAEKLAMQAFHEKTALVEVFSKVYKKMSKHYKLMQDIQEQVNSGKAIEKDLKTLKAKLSDEEMLEKSLEARLVERQSKVEQMEELMKQTEKECNIMREEATKYLSSTKSEVESKCSTTETRQRNVEAVLSEADAINSKIASVKESAAVEVERLGRKCEELVEAFHKYANPIADVIESGQKRLKATQGGGSDISVSV; the protein is encoded by the exons atggcGGCGTCGAATTACGAATACCCAAGGCTCCAGCGGCCGGAAATAGTCGCAATCTTAGGGCAGTTCGAGATCGCGAATGTGACGGAGCAGGAACTCGCGAAACCCAACCCTGACTTGATCTCCGACCTCTACACCCGCATCCTCTTCCATCTTGGCGTTCTCCTCGA GGAAGACATCGAGCAACTCGACTTCGACGCCCTAGAGCATCTTGAAAACCCTGATTTCCACGTTGAATCCGTTCGCGCCGTCAAACTCTTCAGCAGGATCAAGGAGGTTCTCACCGACATCGAGTGCCCTCGCAAGTTCACCTTCGCCGATTTCCTCCTGCCGGATCCTCACCGGACTGACATCTTCCTCGGCGCTCTTCTCAATTTCTTCCTTGACAG GGACACAAGAATGAACACGGTGTCGGAGATCGTGAACGAATTTAACGCTCTGGAGGTGCAGCAAGCGGAGTTGGAGAACGAGATGCTGCAG TTGAAAGGGGAGATTGCGGAATGCAATGAGGCGAGGGAGCGAGAGATGCCTCTTGCTCAGGAGGTAGAGGCGAAAGTTAACGAGCTGAAACAATCGGTTGGGGCGCTGAACAGAAACCAGAGTTCGTTGAGGAGTACTTGGAGGAAGTTGAAGGATAGGACTGGGGAAATGGATGAGAAG ATTTCTAATGCTGAATTTACATTGGTACAAAATGTTCAAGAAAATGCAAATCTACGTTCAAGAATTGCCCAATCACCTGATAAAGTAcag AGAGCTTTAGAGGAAAAGAAATTAGCTCGAGAGGAGGCAAGGAATGCTGAAAAATTAGCAATGCAAGCTTTTCACGAGAAGACTGCCCTTGTTGAAGTTTTTTCCAAG GTGTACAAGAAAATGTCAAAACACTACAAGCTGATGCAGGATATACAAGAACAG GTAAATTCTGGTAAAGCTATTGAAAAGGATCTTAAAACGTTGAAAGCTAAACTTAGCGATGAAGAAATGTTAGAGAAGTCACTTGAGGCCAGACTGGTTGAAAGACAAAGTAAAG TTGAGCAGATGGAAGAATTAATGAAGCAGACGGAGAAAGAGTGCAATATTATGCGGGAAGAAGCAACTAAATATTTAAGCAGTACAAAATCAGAGGTGGAATCTAAGTGCTCTACTACAGAAACAAGGCAGAGAAATGTGGAGGCTGTGCTATCTGAG GCGGATGCCATAAATAGTAAAATTGCATCAGTAAAAGAATCTGCAGCAGTTGAAGTGGAGCGGTTAGGCCGCAAATGTGAAGAGTTAGTTGAAGCG TTTCACAAGTATGCAAATCCAATTGCAGATGTGATTGAATCTGGGCAAAAAAGACTCAAGGCCACTCAAGGAGGTGGATCTGACATTTCAGTTTCGGTTTAG